ttcttgttttttttcaaatggGGAAAAACTGCGAGACTCGTAGTTGTGTCGGAGGCACACACCTGCCCGAGTAAGGcgcaaaatttacttttgaaactGTGGAATTGTAATCCCAAGGACGTAAACCGAATGGATACGGACGACTGGGATTTGAGCGCGGAGGAATTGGATTCTCTAGAAAGAGACGCTCTCAAGCAAATTGCAGAACGCAAGtcctcctcttcttctcctGCTACTTCCACAACTGTGACTAGTGGTGCTACATCTTTGGACTCCGGGTTTTCTTTTCATGGTTATGGGCCCCAACAGAATTTACATTCCAAGCCTCAACCAGCTGCTCCACTGGGGAGGTCTCCGATCGACCCCCGTCCCACCCAGAAGGTTAATATTTACTACTACTGATAATTTTATTGCTTATGGTTAGGTTTACTTTTCTCCCAGAGCATTGTCTGCTCGGATTATTTTTCCTTATTGCCATTTGTGGGTATTCAGCATTCACATTTTTGTTTCAAGTACTTTAGGCTCCTGGTTTTGCTATGCAAAGTCTGTTGGCTGTTTGTACGTCTTGGAATGTTAAAAGCTTCTTCGCATTTGGTCCAAGGTTATATCTACTCTATCCTTCGTGGAATTTAATACAAAGAAGAGATTACTCTAAATTGGGAGAAAAATGAAGAGAAGAGCAGACAAAAGATTAAAACTTTTTCTTTCGCACTAGTAAGAATTAGGAAGGAAAATGGTCATTTCTCTCTGTTGTCTGAGATTGAAAATGATGGTACAAAAGATATACTCGTTATGCACATTTGACAGATATACAAATATTTGATGGGGGTAAAATTAGGCTTTTACAGGGCTTACTTGATTAGCTGTTTCTGTctttaaatttcttttgttgGGAGATTATGAAATTTTGAGgtttgtggttttttttttcttgagatCATaaattcttccattttttctcttttctatttGCATGAATCTCCCGACCAAAGTGGTTTTGCAATCATCACTCTCCCCAGAAAGCCATAGACATGTGGATCCCATCACCAAACTGTTCGAGAGTCCAGAATTCTGTATCAACTCTTAATGTAATTTCAACCGCTAGAGCCAAGTGCAGATTTTGTGTGGATGCCCtctaaaagaaagaaatatagaacatgTTATCCTCTTGATGTTACCATTGAGAATATTTTAGTTAATCTTGCATTTGGTTTGGGCAAAAATTTGATGgaaattattttctcctttacaTTACCTTTCGTATTCCTTTTTTGCTTAATTATGAGATCCTAATGCGTCCTCAAGGAGTATTATTAATCTGTAACTTATTTTCTGCTGTGCATAGCGGATTGATCCTTCACCTCCTGCATCTATGATATCTCCTTCGTCCAGTGCTTGTGACGTAACTGGTAACTTTCTTGGCATTTTCCATCAAGCAGGTAGGTAAGTTCTACTTCTTCAGTCTGCATAACCACTAAACTTTCTTGCTCATTGTGGTTTCTCCTTGAAAACAAATCACGAAGATGACTACTCAAAGCAACAGCCTCCTAAACTCTCGGTCAGGTTATTCCTACATGCTAGTGGAAATGTTGCTGCAAAATTCCCATATGACCCGGTAGTCAAATctaattatttggaaattttaactGACTTCTACTGTTTTTCTTTGTCCTTATGCATTAGTCTTCATGTTGTGCCAGTTAATTGTGGCAGCATTCCGTAAGATCCAAAAGGCCAGTTGGAATGTGAAAGAAAGGTGTGTTGTCCTGCTTCCCTCTTACGCATTTACTTATGTATGCATGAATTGCAAGAAGAAATAATTAAGATCTTTCTACTCCCGACTTACGGAAATTAAATGTGCAAATAAGGGATTGTGtttgtttccttttccttttctgctttttttcattttatttttgttttctgtaCCATGTCTTTCTTAACTGCTGCAGCTTTATGATTCCAATTGATTGTGCAGATTGTGGATATTTCCCATGTCTTCATTGATTACAGTGGAAAAAGTTCTTAGTGATATATCTGACGCCAAACTGGAGGTAACGACCTCTAAATCATTTGTTGGAGACTTTTTCGAGCAGTTGTAGTATCACATGTTTCTGATTTTTTGGCAATTTCATTGCTCACAACTGAACAGATTAACATGGGAATTAGTAATTCTATGACCATGAAACTAGTCAAGCAGCCCTGCTTAGGATAAAGAAAGAGATCAAGCTAGATACTAGTTCATTCTGGGGATTCTAACATCATTATTCTTATCTTTATTGTGTTGATGTTGTTTGCTGGCACGTAGGTCGAGAATTTAGATCCTTTAGTACGGCGAGCTATTGCTGCTGCATCTGCAGTTCCAGATCTTCAAGGTAAATTTGATTCTGCACTTCAGCTGTCTGCTTCCACAGTAAGTTTGGGATAAAAGACCTTGACTCCTTTCCTTTGTGTTTCTTAATGACCAAGACAAAATAGCTCCTGTGATTCTTCTTAAAGATAATAATCGATTTTGTCTTCTTCTGGAACTTTGATTACATTATCTTTCTTCCAACTATTCCAGTCTTGACTGTTGGTCCATTTTTCTCAATATTGTCCTGTAAATTGGCTGAGACAAATGCCTTTCTCTTTGTTTCACCAGCTCGCTATCACCTCATTCCTGCAAGTATCGAATCGAGGCTTCTGCCTTTCCAGCGCGATGGTGTTAGGTATATCGAACATGGTTGtcaatgggtttgtttggattgagataaTTTTAGATAAAAAAATCTACTTCACaaattccaatcacctttttatctcacatacatcacatcacaaaaatgctacagtaattatctcaaataaactcctatccaaacaaacccaatgtTTCTATTATTACACGGTGAATAATTGGATTGCATTTCATCACTAGCTGCACTCTTCTTTCATTTCCAAATACTAGTCTTACATTTTTCTGCAGATTTGTGCTCCAACATGGAGGGCGTGCCCTCCTAGCTGATGAGATGGGGCTTGGGAAGACTCTCCAGGTAAAGAGTGATGTACTTAACCAAAAACCTCCAATCTTGTTGCTGGATTATCATACTTGAGCTCTTAATACAAGACATTATCTTTTAAGATGTGCATATTGGACACAGTTTTTCAGATGTTggctcttttatttatttaggcGCTTATGATGGCCCGTTAATCTCACTACTGGCAAATTCTCTCATGGTTTCACCACCTATTCGCCAGTTGTATATGCTCTAACACTTTGGCTGAAGCATGGccatttcttcttctatttattTAGGCTATTGCTGTTGTCTCATGTATTCGTGAAGCATGGCCAGTTCTAGTTCTCACTCCATCATCGCTGAGGCTTCATTGGGCTTCTGTAAGTTTATTCATTTGCTGAATTTATGTTACCTATCGTGTTCAGTATTCACCTTTCTGATGTTCCACTGTAGATGATTCAAGATTGGCTGAATGTACCTTCGTCAGATATACTTGTAAGTTAAGTATGCTCTTTTATCCGTATACAAGCCAAAAAATGTGCTTGTgctggtcttttttttttcgagtaaATATTAATCCAATTGTAAGTAACATCAAGATTAATGATCTTATTGCCTCAAAATTCAGGTTCATAATAAAGGTGCATATGATAACTGTGCCGGTGTGATTCCTATTTTTCTCTTTGTTGCtttctaaataataaaacaattcAGTACATATGCAGCACCACATGTTGTTGTAGAAATTCTGAAATTAGACAATTGTATCAACATAAAGGTCAAAAGAAAATATGTGATAGCTGAAACATAACTTTGGATACCCGGTTGCCTGCATCTAAATACTCTAGATTTCCACCAAAACTGTACTTTGAAGTCTGAACAGTTGAATAGGTTATGGAAGCTGCGGCAAAAACATAGTCCTAGGCAGTTTTTCCTATATATCCTGATAATTTGATGCTTTATCTTGTTagtctttttttatttcaagaaaCGTAGTCTGTACAGATCAGTTACAAGAAGACCATTCTGTTCAAAGATTTCTTCGAAGTTTTCTAATTCCATTTGCTACTGGATAAGTTTGGTTGATGAacatttcaatttcaaaatttcttgAGCTGTCTCACTGATGTTGATATTCATGACAAATCTATTACTGATGTAGATGTTCATCAATAGGTGGTTTTATCTCAATGTGGTGGGTCAAACAGGGGTGGATTTAATATACTGGCGTCAAACACCAAGAGGACCATCCAACTTGATGGTGTTTTTAACATCATATCCTATGACATTGTCCCTAAGTTTCAGGATGTCCTGATGGCTTCAGAATTTAAGGTTAGTATACTTGATTATTTGAAGCTCTATTTTGATAAAAGAGGAATCTTTCCACATGATAGCTTTTTCTTGAGATTCAAGCTTCCTCCTTTAGCATTTCATAATTCTTCTTTGTTTCCAATTGCAGTACTTTTGTTAGACCTGATGGGTTTGTGCAggaattttttttatgtaaatGATATTTTGCTTGCCTAAGGGTAAAGCTCTCCTGTTAGTACCTTCTTGGTTAAACATGTACGCGTTGCCGCCTCATTAGATTAAATGGGTTCGAATCATGACTGCATTAGTACCTTAGAACAAAGCATGTACATCAACAATTAAACATGAGACTTCTTGTTAAATTTGATAGTCAAAACAAGAAAGGAACGGTTTCAAAATAAATATCCACTTCACCTTTAATTTATTCtgtaacttttttctttttctcttcgtttcttctttttcttattcTCCTCCTTTGTCCTTCTAGAAACCCTGGCAGTAGTTCTGCCTACCAAGAGCCTCAAACCACTGCATGTGGTGCCGTTTCATCCACCACCTTTGCTGTATCAAAGTTGAACTCCATAGTATTAGTATGATAATGGTTTCCATGGCCTCTTGACCATAATTCTGTTTTCATCAATCTCAATGTTCCAAATTACTGACCAAAAAATCTGACAGCTTCAAGCAGCTGAAGAGTGAGGACAGAAAAAAAGAAGGCCCTCTGGCTTGTGGCCTTAGATGAATTGCCTAACCAGTTGGAGTCACAATTTTACAGTGAAGGATCATATTGCAGTACATTTGATGATTATAGTAAAGTTGCATTGATCAACGCCAGCCTTGAATACAGTTTACAACCTGAAGAATCTTTAAGATGCTTGACTCTTTCTGCTTTGTGGAAATACTTGAATCTTTGAATCAAACTCTGACAAGGAAATGATCAACGCCCTTTTCTCGCCTGAATATCTTGAATGAATGATTCAGTAGTCAGATCATCATCTGACCCTAATACTTGCTTTACCACCTAAATCTGTGAAAAACGCACTGCATTGAATTCATTGTGATATCTTAGATTGTTGGTCTATTTGTGCCAACAAGTGCATTTATAGATAAAATCTGATAAGGGAAGAGAGAGAGCATATGAAGAATTAGTGTAGGATGTCTGTAATGGAATGGAGCTTGTCATTGATTCTTTGTTTATGTCAAAATATTGTCTTTCTAAATTTGACTACCAAtatagggggggggggggggaagagtGACAAAACCAATGGTTACTCTTTGGTTGAAACTAAGATGGTGCAAAAAGCAATATTCCCTGGCAGTAAGGTGCTAATTGGTCAGAATGTTTATTTAACTTGGTGAGTAAGTATTTTCATCCTCTTAGTTGCGTGTCTTCTATGTAAATATTATCGAAACTAAGAATTATCATCTGCAAACAACAACATTGCTGGGTTTAGCTTAAATTCCATTAGTTGGTTTGAACCCCCCTTTTTTATTCTTATGTTGTTTTAACAACATATATTCTAAAGTATCAGCAATCTTAAGCTCATATTAATCTCTGCTTATACATTTTTTTGCAGACTGTGTAACAAATAATGTTCCTTTTCTTTACATAAAAATGGctagtatttcttttcttttaatcaaTAAATGATTTGTTTGTACAGGTAGTTATTGCAGATGAATCACATTTCTTAAAAAATGGCCAAGCAAAAAGGACAAATGCTACAGTTCCCATATTGcaggtctctctctctctctctctctctctctcactctctctcccCTCCCGGCGGGCCCCAAAGAAGGATTAGGCAGGTTAGATGAAATGGCAGTTGTGGCTATGTCATAGGACCCTGCATCTTAGGAAAAGATGGAAAAGAATAGACAATAATTGAAAGATGTCGTTCACATTAAAAGTTTTTTTCAATAGGAATTTTCGTACTAACTAATGCTGTAGAAAACATCTCTGTTTCTATCTTTCTATCTCGCTCACACAGATATTGATTATTTGTAGAAAGCTCAATATGTGATGCTGCTCAGTGGAACGCCTGCTTTGTCACGACCGATTGAATTATTTAAACAGGTAACTCTCATAAAAGGTAACTTTTGTTTCTCTTTGCAGTTgaaatcttttttcttttcttttttttttttgctttgctgtctctttttttattttatttttttggagttCCTAAAACTGTATTTGACAGCTGGAAGCCTTGTATCCTGGTGTATATAAGAATGTCCATGAATATGGCAATCGGTACTGCAAGGGTGTAAGTTAGATATGTGACTGGTGTTTGTTAAATTTATATTGTCCACGGCTTTCATTACTCAAATCGATAATTGTACTCATGATATTCTAGGGCACATTTGGAGTCTATCAGGGAGCAAGCAATCATGAAGAGCTGCACAATTTGATGAAAGCAACAGTGATGATTCGCAGACTTAAAAAGGATGTCCTTTCGGAGCTACCTGTAAAGCGCCGACAACAGGTATAAGTTGTTCTGTTTGGTCTTTTCTTGAGTTAGAAATTTCTATTGACCCTTTTAAAGAGCTTGTGTCATACATTTCAATGCAAGAATAAGTATGTTGTGATGGATGTTGTAGGGTATTTGGTTTCACTTTCCTCTCCAGGATATTATAAGCATTAATTTAGTTTCAACTGATGGCACCGCTGAGCTTCCTTGGAatttccatcttttaatttgttTCCTGATGTAGTACTCATCTGCTATTGTTAATAgtgtttcccttttttcttttggctcCAGGTGTTCTTGGATTTAGGGGAGAAGGAAATGAGACATGTTAATGCCTTATTTTGTGAGGTGATCCAAGCTTCCGATTGTATGAATGTTCTATTAAAATAGGCCTCTCTTTTTCGCAAATTTGACGTTTGGACtcctttcttttcaaatttgactTTCGGGCTTCTCTTGTTACATCAACATTTCAGTGATTTGGGACCCGGGATGTTGCTCTTGGCCCTTGATTGTCTACCAGAAGTGATCCCCACATTCCTTgacttttcattcttttttgttcctttctttAGTTTGGGGGGGGCAGTACGTTTCTGAGTTCACTGTTCTTTCTGTTCCTTGTCTACTGAATGTGCACAGTATGGATCAGACCTCCTTTCTGTTTCTTCTGTCATTTACAAATTGCAGGCCTAGCCTCAAAGTTATGCTCCACTTGCTTCCTCATCCCAAAATGTGAATAGTTCATTCCTAATATACTGAAAAGTAACTGCTTCTTGTGCAAGCTTATTCATATTTGCTCTTCAAGGTTTATTATGATAGCTGCCCTTAATTCCTAATGGTCAAAGAAGGAATACTTCTAACTTGATGCTATTCTATAGTTGGAGataattaaatccaaaattaggTCCAGTCACTCCAAAGAGGAAGCTGAGTCACTTAAATATGCTGAGAAGAATCTCATTAATAAGGTATGGAGTCCTGGAGGTTCAGCTTTTGTGGTgtgctttttctcttttattaaTATTCTACTGCTTGATTATCTTACTGTCAACTTTCTTCTCTGTTAACACCTTTGACAAAAAGTTGATGTGCATAATTAGAAACACACGTTAGCAACTTAGCTAAGAACTTTTTCTGTCTGTTTTTAGA
This Coffea arabica cultivar ET-39 chromosome 3e, Coffea Arabica ET-39 HiFi, whole genome shotgun sequence DNA region includes the following protein-coding sequences:
- the LOC113737857 gene encoding uncharacterized protein isoform X5, giving the protein MDTDDWDLSAEELDSLERDALKQIAERKSSSSSPATSTTVTSGATSLDSGFSFHGYGPQQNLHSKPQPAAPLGRSPIDPRPTQKRIDPSPPASMISPSSSACDVTDDYSKQQPPKLSVRLFLHASGNVAAKFPYDPLIVAAFRKIQKASWNVKERLWIFPMSSLITVEKVLSDISDAKLEVENLDPLVRRAIAAASAVPDLQARYHLIPASIESRLLPFQRDGVRFVLQHGGRALLADEMGLGKTLQAIAVVSCIREAWPVLVLTPSSLRLHWASMIQDWLNVPSSDILVVLSQCGGSNRGGFNILASNTKRTIQLDGVFNIISYDIVPKFQDVLMASEFKVVIADESHFLKNGQAKRTNATVPILQKAQYVMLLSGTPALSRPIELFKQLEALYPGVYKNVHEYGNRYCKGGTFGVYQGASNHEELHNLMKATVMIRRLKKDVLSELPVKRRQQVFLDLGEKEMRHVNALFCELEIIKSKIRSSHSKEEAESLKYAEKNLINKIYTDSAEAKIPAVLDYLGTMIEAGCKFLIFAHHQPMICSIHQYLLKKKVGCIRIDGGTPAASRQALVTDFQEKSSIKAAVLSIKAGGFGLTLTAASTVIFAELSWTPGDLIQAEDRAHRIGQVSSVNIYYLLANDTVDDIIWDVVQSKLENLGQMLDGHENSLEVSVNQQNNSPAKQRTLDYFMKRCTNSSDHVPIFKHAKH
- the LOC113737857 gene encoding uncharacterized protein isoform X3, whose protein sequence is MDTDDWDLSAEELDSLERDALKQIAERKSSSSSPATSTTVTSGATSLDSGFSFHGYGPQQNLHSKPQPAAPLGRSPIDPRPTQKWFCNHHSPQKAIDMWIPSPNCSRVQNSVSTLNRIDPSPPASMISPSSSACDVTGNFLGIFHQADDYSKQQPPKLSVRLFLHASGNVAAKFPYDPLIVAAFRKIQKASWNVKERLWIFPMSSLITVEKVLSDISDAKLEVENLDPLVRRAIAAASAVPDLQARYHLIPASIESRLLPFQRDGVRFVLQHGGRALLADEMGLGKTLQAIAVVSCIREAWPVLVLTPSSLRLHWASMIQDWLNVPSSDILVVLSQCGGSNRGGFNILASNTKRTIQLDGVFNIISYDIVPKFQDVLMASEFKVVIADESHFLKNGQAKRTNATVPILQKAQYVMLLSGTPALSRPIELFKQGTFGVYQGASNHEELHNLMKATVMIRRLKKDVLSELPVKRRQQVFLDLGEKEMRHVNALFCELEIIKSKIRSSHSKEEAESLKYAEKNLINKIYTDSAEAKIPAVLDYLGTMIEAGCKFLIFAHHQPMICSIHQYLLKKKVGCIRIDGGTPAASRQALVTDFQEKSSIKAAVLSIKAGGFGLTLTAASTVIFAELSWTPGDLIQAEDRAHRIGQVSSVNIYYLLANDTVDDIIWDVVQSKLENLGQMLDGHENSLEVSVNQQNNSPAKQRTLDYFMKRCTNSSDHVPIFKHAKH
- the LOC113737857 gene encoding uncharacterized protein isoform X4, coding for MDTDDWDLSAEELDSLERDALKQIAERKSSSSSPATSTTVTSGATSLDSGFSFHGYGPQQNLHSKPQPAAPLGRSPIDPRPTQKRIDPSPPASMISPSSSACDVTGNFLGIFHQADDYSKQQPPKLSVRLFLHASGNVAAKFPYDPLIVAAFRKIQKASWNVKERLWIFPMSSLITVEKVLSDISDAKLEVENLDPLVRRAIAAASAVPDLQARYHLIPASIESRLLPFQRDGVRFVLQHGGRALLADEMGLGKTLQAIAVVSCIREAWPVLVLTPSSLRLHWASMIQDWLNVPSSDILVVLSQCGGSNRGGFNILASNTKRTIQLDGVFNIISYDIVPKFQDVLMASEFKVVIADESHFLKNGQAKRTNATVPILQKAQYVMLLSGTPALSRPIELFKQLEALYPGVYKNVHEYGNRYCKGGTFGVYQGASNHEELHNLMKATVMIRRLKKDVLSELPVKRRQQVFLDLGEKEMRHVNALFCELEIIKSKIRSSHSKEEAESLKYAEKNLINKIYTDSAEAKIPAVLDYLGTMIEAGCKFLIFAHHQPMICSIHQYLLKKKVGCIRIDGGTPAASRQALVTDFQEKSSIKAAVLSIKAGGFGLTLTAASTVIFAELSWTPGDLIQAEDRAHRIGQVSSVNIYYLLANDTVDDIIWDVVQSKLENLGQMLDGHENSLEVSVNQQNNSPAKQRTLDYFMKRCTNSSDHVPIFKHAKH
- the LOC113737857 gene encoding uncharacterized protein isoform X7 — protein: MDTDDWDLSAEELDSLERDALKQIAERKSSSSSPATSTTVTSGATSLDSGFSFHGYGPQQNLHSKPQPAAPLGRSPIDPRPTQKWFCNHHSPQKAIDMWIPSPNCSRVQNSVSTLNRIDPSPPASMISPSSSACDVTGNFLGIFHQADDYSKQQPPKLSVRLFLHASGNVAAKFPYDPLIVAAFRKIQKASWNVKERLWIFPMSSLITVEKVLSDISDAKLEVENLDPLVRRAIAAASAVPDLQARYHLIPASIESRLLPFQRDGVRFVLQHGGRALLADEMGLGKTLQAIAVVSCIREAWPVLVLTPSSLRLHWASMIQDWLNVPSSDILVVLSQCGGSNRGGFNILASNTKRTIQLDGVFNIISYDIVPKFQDVLMASEFKVVIADESHFLKNGQAKRTNATVPILQKAQYVMLLSGTPALSRPIELFKQLEALYPGVYKNVHEYGNRYCKGGTFGVYQGASNHEELHNLMKATVMIRRLKKDVLSELPVKRRQQVFLDLGEKEMRHVNALFCELEIIKSKIRSSHSKEEAESLKYAEKNLINKIYTDSAEAKIPAVLDYLGTMIEAGCKFLIFAHHQPMICSIHQYLLKKKVGCIRIDGGTPAASRQALVTDFQEKSSIKAAVLSIKAGGFGLTLTAASTVIFAELSWTPGDLIQAEDRAHRIGQVSSVNIYYLLANDTVDDIIWDVVQSKLENLGQMLDGHENSLEVSVNQQNNSPAKQRTLDYFMKRCTNSSDHVPIFKHAKH
- the LOC113737857 gene encoding uncharacterized protein isoform X2, producing MDTDDWDLSAEELDSLERDALKQIAERKSSSSSPATSTTVTSGATSLDSGFSFHGYGPQQNLHSKPQPAAPLGRSPIDPRPTQKWFCNHHSPQKAIDMWIPSPNCSRVQNSVSTLNRIDPSPPASMISPSSSACDVTDDYSKQQPPKLSVRLFLHASGNVAAKFPYDPLIVAAFRKIQKASWNVKERLWIFPMSSLITVEKVLSDISDAKLEVENLDPLVRRAIAAASAVPDLQARYHLIPASIESRLLPFQRDGVRFVLQHGGRALLADEMGLGKTLQAIAVVSCIREAWPVLVLTPSSLRLHWASMIQDWLNVPSSDILVVLSQCGGSNRGGFNILASNTKRTIQLDGVFNIISYDIVPKFQDVLMASEFKVVIADESHFLKNGQAKRTNATVPILQKAQYVMLLSGTPALSRPIELFKQLEALYPGVYKNVHEYGNRYCKGGTFGVYQGASNHEELHNLMKATVMIRRLKKDVLSELPVKRRQQVFLDLGEKEMRHVNALFCELEIIKSKIRSSHSKEEAESLKYAEKNLINKIYTDSAEAKIPAVLDYLGTMIEAGCKFLIFAHHQPMICSIHQYLLKKKVGCIRIDGGTPAASRQALVTDFQEKSSIKAAVLSIKAGGFGLTLTAASTVIFAELSWTPGDLIQAEDRAHRIGQVSSVNIYYLLANDTVDDIIWDVVQSKLENLGQMLDGHENSLEVSVNQQNNSPAKQRTLDYFMKRCTNSSDHVPIFKHAKH
- the LOC113737857 gene encoding uncharacterized protein isoform X1 is translated as MDTDDWDLSAEELDSLERDALKQIAERKSSSSSPATSTTVTSGATSLDSGFSFHGYGPQQNLHSKPQPAAPLGRSPIDPRPTQKWFCNHHSPQKAIDMWIPSPNCSRVQNSVSTLNRIDPSPPASMISPSSSACDVTGNFLGIFHQADDYSKQQPPKLSVRLFLHASGNVAAKFPYDPLIVAAFRKIQKASWNVKERLWIFPMSSLITVEKVLSDISDAKLEVENLDPLVRRAIAAASAVPDLQARYHLIPASIESRLLPFQRDGVRFVLQHGGRALLADEMGLGKTLQAIAVVSCIREAWPVLVLTPSSLRLHWASMIQDWLNVPSSDILVVLSQCGGSNRGGFNILASNTKRTIQLDGVFNIISYDIVPKFQDVLMASEFKVVIADESHFLKNGQAKRTNATVPILQKAQYVMLLSGTPALSRPIELFKQLEALYPGVYKNVHEYGNRYCKGGTFGVYQGASNHEELHNLMKATVMIRRLKKDVLSELPVKRRQQVFLDLGEKEMRHVNALFCELEIIKSKIRSSHSKEEAESLKYAEKNLINKIYTDSAEAKIPAVLDYLGTMIEAGCKFLIFAHHQPMICSIHQYLLKKVGCIRIDGGTPAASRQALVTDFQEKSSIKAAVLSIKAGGFGLTLTAASTVIFAELSWTPGDLIQAEDRAHRIGQVSSVNIYYLLANDTVDDIIWDVVQSKLENLGQMLDGHENSLEVSVNQQNNSPAKQRTLDYFMKRCTNSSDHVPIFKHAKH
- the LOC113737857 gene encoding uncharacterized protein isoform X6 codes for the protein MDTDDWDLSAEELDSLERDALKQIAERKSSSSSPATSTTVTSGATSLDSGFSFHGYGPQQNLHSKPQPAAPLGRSPIDPRPTQKRIDPSPPASMISPSSSACDVTDDYSKQQPPKLSVRLFLHASGNVAAKFPYDPLIVAAFRKIQKASWNVKERLWIFPMSSLITVEKVLSDISDAKLEVENLDPLVRRAIAAASAVPDLQARYHLIPASIESRLLPFQRDGVRFVLQHGGRALLADEMGLGKTLQAIAVVSCIREAWPVLVLTPSSLRLHWASMIQDWLNVPSSDILVVLSQCGGSNRGGFNILASNTKRTIQLDGVFNIISYDIVPKFQDVLMASEFKVVIADESHFLKNGQAKRTNATVPILQKAQYVMLLSGTPALSRPIELFKQLEALYPGVYKNVHEYGNRYCKGGTFGVYQGASNHEELHNLMKATVMIRRLKKDVLSELPVKRRQQVFLDLGEKEMRHVNALFCELEIIKSKIRSSHSKEEAESLKYAEKNLINKIYTDSAEAKIPAVLDYLGTMIEAGCKFLIFAHHQPMICSIHQYLLKKVGCIRIDGGTPAASRQALVTDFQEKSSIKAAVLSIKAGGFGLTLTAASTVIFAELSWTPGDLIQAEDRAHRIGQVSSVNIYYLLANDTVDDIIWDVVQSKLENLGQMLDGHENSLEVSVNQQNNSPAKQRTLDYFMKRCTNSSDHVPIFKHAKH